A window of Thermoanaerobaculia bacterium contains these coding sequences:
- a CDS encoding M48 family metalloprotease produces the protein MKTLYERQKENRSKTFVLIGFFIVFLGFLGAGLDFAFVGRQVGMPIATLGALALGSFSAYWSLHGGDRAILASTNARPIDPANPRERVLDDVLEEMALASGMPKPRGWVIPDPDPNAFATGADPGHASIAVTEGLLAIVNREELQGVVSHEISHVKDYDTRYMTVLAALAGAVLLLAAWSRNAMWWGGGRRRDDREGGGGGVLVLLVWVAAAILAPIVAQIVTLAVSRQREYLADATGAELTRNPLALASALEKIGSAAAPTRTITEGVGHLCIEDPRGSTLSAGDTVASWFSSHPPIGKRIAILREMAHQTGA, from the coding sequence CTACGAGCGACAGAAGGAAAACCGCTCGAAGACGTTCGTCCTCATCGGTTTCTTCATCGTCTTCCTCGGCTTTCTCGGCGCGGGCCTCGACTTCGCCTTCGTCGGGAGACAGGTCGGAATGCCGATCGCGACCCTGGGGGCGCTGGCGCTCGGGTCCTTTTCCGCCTACTGGAGCCTGCACGGAGGTGATCGCGCGATCCTGGCCTCGACCAACGCCCGCCCGATCGATCCCGCCAACCCCCGTGAGCGGGTCCTCGACGACGTCCTCGAGGAGATGGCGCTCGCCTCCGGAATGCCGAAGCCCCGGGGATGGGTGATTCCCGATCCCGACCCGAACGCCTTCGCGACGGGCGCCGATCCCGGGCACGCCTCGATCGCGGTCACCGAGGGGCTTCTCGCGATCGTGAACCGGGAGGAGCTCCAGGGAGTCGTCTCCCACGAGATCTCCCACGTGAAGGACTACGACACCCGCTACATGACCGTCCTCGCCGCTCTCGCCGGAGCGGTCCTGCTGCTCGCCGCCTGGAGCCGGAACGCGATGTGGTGGGGAGGCGGACGCCGGCGCGACGACCGAGAGGGAGGAGGCGGGGGCGTGCTCGTGCTGCTCGTCTGGGTCGCGGCCGCGATTCTCGCGCCGATCGTCGCGCAGATCGTCACGCTCGCCGTCTCCCGCCAGCGCGAGTATCTCGCCGACGCCACCGGCGCCGAGCTCACGCGGAACCCGCTCGCCCTGGCCTCCGCGCTCGAGAAGATCGGCAGCGCCGCGGCCCCGACGCGCACGATCACGGAAGGGGTGGGGCATCTCTGCATCGAGGACCCCCGCGGGAGCACCCTTTCGGCCGGAGACACGGTCGCGAGCTGGTTCTCGAGTCACCCGCCGATCGGCAAACGGATCGCGATCCTCCGCGAAATGGCGCACCAGACCGGCGCGTAA